Proteins co-encoded in one Bradyrhizobium sp. 170 genomic window:
- a CDS encoding glycosyltransferase family 39 protein → MRFTSLVVELIRARPRLVVWIVVLAQAGLWLILPTLLYRSPPGDLATALAFGREYQVGTWLGPPLAFWLADIAFRAAGNNMFGVYLLAQACAVVTFWIYYQLARAIVGGQQAVLAVLLSLTVVAFSSPGVEFGPLVLARPLWALLLLHSWQLIGQNRRNAWFAWSIEAGLLLLTTSAAPGILLLLAGFAVATARGRRVLMSLDPLYALLVIAVLVLPYLIWLLRADALAMPPWPAISDFGARVLQWGGLLIGLALAMSAIVVLAILNSGWFARNAGEAPIIYRPPVDPLARDFVYFFAIAPALLGSFLAGLFNFDHVVGGAGVALLMSGLAVIVATGDLIHLRRQRVLRTVWAAALAAPAVAVIATTFVLPWTGAAEVPTALPAKAIAAFFGDNFERRTNQRLRAVAGDPQLASFIAMSAGRPHLLLDATPERTPWLSAAKFSQTGGVVVWRASDTSGTPPPEIAQRFPGLVPEVPRAFEWMVNGRQPLLRVGWAIVRPKAP, encoded by the coding sequence ATGCGCTTCACCTCGCTCGTTGTCGAACTGATCCGCGCCCGGCCGCGCCTGGTGGTCTGGATCGTGGTGCTGGCCCAGGCCGGGCTTTGGCTGATCCTGCCGACGCTGCTCTACCGCAGCCCGCCCGGCGACCTTGCGACCGCGCTGGCCTTCGGACGGGAATACCAGGTCGGAACCTGGCTCGGTCCGCCGCTGGCGTTCTGGCTCGCTGACATTGCTTTCCGAGCTGCCGGCAACAACATGTTCGGCGTCTATCTGCTGGCGCAGGCCTGCGCCGTCGTCACCTTCTGGATCTATTATCAACTGGCCCGCGCGATCGTCGGCGGGCAGCAGGCGGTGCTCGCGGTACTGCTCTCGCTGACGGTGGTGGCGTTCAGCTCGCCCGGTGTCGAGTTCGGCCCGCTGGTGCTGGCGCGCCCGCTATGGGCGCTGCTGTTGCTGCATTCCTGGCAATTGATCGGCCAGAACCGGCGCAATGCGTGGTTCGCCTGGTCGATCGAGGCCGGGCTTTTGCTGCTGACGACGTCAGCCGCGCCCGGAATATTGCTGCTGCTCGCCGGATTTGCCGTTGCCACGGCGCGGGGGCGGCGCGTGCTGATGTCGCTCGATCCGCTCTATGCGCTGCTCGTGATCGCCGTCCTGGTGTTGCCCTATCTGATCTGGCTGCTCCGCGCCGACGCACTCGCCATGCCGCCATGGCCCGCGATCTCCGATTTCGGCGCGCGCGTCCTGCAATGGGGTGGGCTGCTCATCGGCCTGGCGCTGGCGATGTCCGCCATCGTGGTGCTGGCAATCCTCAATTCCGGCTGGTTCGCCCGCAATGCCGGGGAAGCGCCGATTATCTACCGGCCACCGGTCGATCCGCTGGCGCGTGACTTCGTCTATTTCTTCGCCATCGCCCCAGCGCTGCTCGGAAGTTTCCTGGCCGGGCTGTTCAATTTCGACCACGTCGTGGGCGGCGCGGGCGTTGCCTTGCTGATGTCGGGCCTTGCCGTGATCGTGGCGACCGGCGATCTGATTCACCTGCGGCGTCAGCGCGTGTTGCGCACGGTCTGGGCCGCGGCGCTCGCCGCTCCCGCCGTCGCGGTGATCGCGACCACGTTCGTTCTGCCGTGGACCGGCGCTGCCGAAGTGCCGACCGCGCTGCCGGCGAAAGCGATTGCCGCGTTCTTCGGCGACAATTTCGAACGGCGAACCAATCAGCGGCTGCGTGCGGTAGCCGGCGATCCGCAACTGGCGAGTTTCATCGCGATGAGCGCCGGGCGCCCGCATCTGTTGCTCGACGCCACGCCGGAACGAACGCCATGGCTGTCGGCCGCGAAATTCAGCCAGACCGGCGGCGTCGTGGTCTGGCGCGCCTCCGACACGTCAGGCACGCCGCCTCCCGAGATCGCGCAACGCTTTCCGGGCCTGGTGCCGGAAGTGCCGCGCGCCTTCGAATGGATGGTGAACGGCCGCCAGCCGCTGTTGCGCGTCGGCTGGGCCATCGTGCGGCCGAAAGCGCCGTAG
- a CDS encoding uracil-DNA glycosylase, translating into MIPEPAPNLRQLLAFYLEAGVDCALTEEPVDRLSEPDTPIAPVPVRETAPPRPLREMPAATPAVPRSEIAPPPEAAIVMAREAARTAPTLEALRALLENFEGCALRNTATRLVFADGNPQARIMFVGEAPGRDEDIEGLPFVGRSGKLLDRMIAAIGLDRSKAYIANVIPWRPPGNRTPTPQETQICLPFIQRQIELVNPDVLVTLGNPSTQTLLSTREGIMRTRGKWFDYDTGTRTIRAMATFHPAYLLRSPSYKRMSWQDLRAIAKALEQTASPSS; encoded by the coding sequence TTGATCCCCGAACCCGCGCCTAATCTTCGGCAATTGCTGGCCTTTTATCTGGAGGCCGGGGTCGATTGCGCGTTGACGGAAGAGCCGGTCGATCGGCTGAGCGAGCCCGACACCCCGATAGCCCCCGTCCCGGTCCGCGAGACGGCGCCACCGCGCCCGTTGCGGGAAATGCCCGCCGCGACGCCGGCAGTTCCGCGCAGCGAAATAGCGCCCCCGCCGGAAGCGGCCATCGTGATGGCGCGCGAGGCGGCGCGCACGGCGCCGACGCTGGAAGCGCTGCGGGCGCTCCTGGAAAATTTCGAGGGCTGCGCGCTCCGAAACACCGCGACGCGGCTGGTGTTCGCCGACGGCAACCCGCAAGCCCGCATCATGTTCGTCGGCGAGGCGCCCGGGCGCGATGAAGACATCGAGGGCCTGCCCTTTGTCGGACGCTCCGGCAAGTTGCTCGATCGGATGATCGCCGCGATCGGGCTCGACCGCAGCAAGGCCTACATCGCCAACGTGATCCCCTGGCGGCCGCCCGGCAACCGGACGCCCACGCCGCAGGAGACGCAAATCTGCCTGCCCTTCATCCAGCGGCAGATCGAGTTGGTCAATCCGGACGTGCTGGTAACGCTCGGCAATCCCTCGACACAAACGCTGCTGTCGACCCGCGAGGGCATCATGAGGACCCGCGGCAAATGGTTCGACTACGACACCGGCACCCGCACCATCCGCGCCATGGCGACGTTCCATCCGGCCTATCTGTTGCGCTCGCCATCCTACAAGCGGATGTCGTGGCAGGATCTGCGCGCCATTGCGAAGGCACTTGAGCAGACTGCGTCTCCCTCATCCTGA
- a CDS encoding electron transfer flavoprotein-ubiquinone oxidoreductase: MSAEELPPRESMEFDVVIVGAGPSGLAAAIRLKQLNADLSIVVVEKGSEVGAHILSGAVIDPVSLDKLIPDWREDADCPLKTQVKDDRFYWTTATSAIRLPNFAMPPLMNNHHCYIGSLGDVCRWLGPKAEALGVEIYPGFAAAEVLYDDNGAVRGIATGDMGIARDGSLKDSFTRGMELLGKYTLFAEGARGSLSKQLIAKYSLDAKSEPSKFGIGLKEVWEIDPAKHQKGLIQHSFGWPLNNSTGGGSFLYHYDDNKVAVGFVVHLNYDDPYLSPFDEFQRFKTHPSIRTVFEGGKRISYGARAITEGGYQSVPRLSFPGGALIGCAAGFVNVPRIKGVHNAMGSGMLAAEHVAAALGAGRANDELVEYENAWRDSAVGKDLHRVRNVKPLWSKFGTIIGVALGGFDMWCNTLGFSLFGTQSHAKLDRSTLDAAKAHTPIAYPKPDGKLTFDKLSSVFLSNTNHEEDQPVHLKVADMNLQKASEHDVYAGPSNRYCPAGVYEWVEETSGPRFQINAQNCVHCKTCDVKDPNGNITWVPPEGGGGPNYQGM, encoded by the coding sequence ATGAGTGCAGAAGAACTTCCTCCCCGCGAATCCATGGAATTCGACGTCGTGATCGTCGGCGCCGGGCCGTCGGGCCTTGCCGCGGCGATCCGGCTGAAGCAGCTCAATGCCGATCTCAGCATCGTCGTGGTGGAGAAGGGTTCCGAAGTCGGCGCGCATATCCTCTCAGGCGCCGTGATCGATCCGGTGTCCCTCGACAAACTGATCCCGGACTGGCGTGAGGACGCGGATTGTCCGCTGAAGACGCAGGTCAAGGACGATCGTTTCTACTGGACCACCGCAACCAGCGCGATCCGGCTGCCGAACTTCGCCATGCCGCCGCTGATGAACAACCATCACTGCTATATCGGCTCGCTCGGCGATGTATGCCGCTGGCTGGGGCCGAAGGCGGAGGCGCTCGGCGTCGAAATCTATCCGGGCTTTGCCGCCGCCGAGGTACTTTATGACGACAACGGAGCGGTTCGGGGTATCGCGACCGGCGACATGGGCATCGCCAGGGATGGCAGCCTGAAGGATTCTTTCACGCGCGGCATGGAGCTGCTCGGCAAATACACGCTGTTCGCCGAAGGTGCGCGGGGCAGCCTGAGCAAGCAGTTGATCGCGAAATACTCGCTCGACGCCAAGAGTGAGCCGTCGAAATTCGGCATCGGGTTAAAGGAAGTCTGGGAGATCGATCCCGCCAAGCACCAGAAAGGCCTGATCCAGCATTCGTTCGGTTGGCCGCTCAACAATTCGACCGGCGGCGGCTCGTTCCTCTACCACTACGACGACAACAAGGTGGCGGTCGGCTTCGTCGTGCATCTCAACTACGACGACCCATATCTGTCGCCGTTCGACGAATTCCAGCGCTTCAAGACGCATCCTTCGATTCGTACCGTGTTCGAAGGCGGCAAGCGGATTTCCTATGGCGCGCGCGCCATAACCGAGGGCGGCTATCAGTCGGTGCCACGCCTGAGTTTCCCGGGCGGCGCGCTGATCGGCTGCGCGGCTGGCTTCGTCAACGTGCCGCGCATCAAGGGCGTGCACAATGCAATGGGCAGCGGCATGCTCGCCGCCGAACATGTCGCCGCGGCGCTCGGCGCCGGCCGCGCCAATGACGAACTGGTCGAATACGAGAACGCCTGGCGTGATTCCGCCGTCGGCAAGGATCTGCACCGGGTCCGCAACGTCAAGCCGCTGTGGTCGAAGTTCGGCACCATCATCGGCGTCGCGCTAGGCGGCTTCGACATGTGGTGCAACACGCTGGGCTTCTCGCTGTTCGGAACCCAGTCGCATGCCAAGCTCGACCGCTCGACGCTGGATGCGGCGAAGGCGCACACCCCGATCGCCTATCCCAAGCCGGACGGCAAGTTGACTTTCGACAAGTTGTCGTCGGTGTTCCTCTCCAACACCAACCATGAAGAGGACCAGCCGGTTCACCTCAAGGTCGCCGACATGAACCTGCAGAAGGCGTCCGAGCACGATGTCTATGCCGGTCCGTCGAACCGCTATTGCCCGGCCGGCGTCTATGAATGGGTCGAGGAAACCTCGGGTCCGCGCTTCCAGATCAACGCCCAGAACTGCGTCCACTGCAAAACCTGCGACGTGAAGGACCCGAACGGCAATATCACCTGGGTTCCGCCCGAGGGCGGCGGCGGGCCCAACTACCAGGGTATGTAG
- a CDS encoding tetratricopeptide repeat protein, producing the protein MLSTRMNRWTFAAITLAALAAPAAVLAQTPEHTGDNAAQFPSKADLKSLTTSGSYLAARHASVERDAASAAAFYRSALRTDPKNNELLDRAFISSLADGDIDEAVKLADRILTMDKANRVARLVVGVRDLKQKKYPAAQLNINQSIRGPITDLVATLLSGWASYGAGDAKAAVAGIDKLTGPEWYPIFKDLHTGMILEISGKDKDAGTRFERAYKLDDSMLRVSDAYARWLSRNKDGAAAAGIYEAFDKKLPRHPLVQEGLRDTRAGKKMSPLVDSAQAGAAEALYGIGATLTRRGGEDLALVYLQLALYLQPNHPLALLSLADLYESVKKPQMAIKVYERMPASSPLKRNAQIQLATNLDAADRSEEAIKILKGVTGEAPKDIEAIMALGNIERGRKKFNDCANTYSLAIDAMPGVTDKNTWVTYYYRGICEERSKQWNKAEVDMRKALELQPEQPHVLNYLGYSWIDQGINLDEGMKMIRRAVDQRPDDGYIVDSLGWAFYRIGNFEDAVKNLERAIDLKPEDPTINDHLGDAYWRVGRTLEAKFQWAHARDLKPEAEELPKIEAKIANGLPDDTSSAASADKKKEDGKGG; encoded by the coding sequence ATGCTTTCCACTCGTATGAATCGTTGGACCTTCGCCGCAATTACTCTCGCCGCACTGGCCGCACCGGCTGCGGTTTTGGCCCAGACGCCCGAACACACGGGCGATAACGCCGCGCAATTCCCGAGCAAGGCCGATCTGAAATCGCTGACGACGTCCGGCAGCTATCTGGCCGCGCGCCACGCCAGCGTCGAGCGCGACGCGGCTTCAGCCGCGGCGTTCTATCGCTCCGCGCTGCGCACCGATCCGAAGAACAACGAACTTTTGGACCGCGCCTTCATCTCCTCGCTGGCCGATGGCGACATCGACGAAGCGGTCAAGCTCGCTGATCGCATCCTGACGATGGACAAGGCGAACCGCGTCGCGCGGCTGGTGGTCGGCGTCCGCGACCTCAAGCAGAAGAAATATCCCGCCGCGCAGCTCAACATCAACCAGTCGATCCGCGGACCGATTACCGACCTGGTGGCGACGCTGCTGTCGGGATGGGCGAGCTACGGCGCGGGCGATGCCAAGGCGGCGGTTGCAGGTATCGACAAGCTGACCGGCCCCGAATGGTATCCGATCTTCAAGGATCTCCACACCGGGATGATCCTGGAAATATCGGGCAAGGACAAGGATGCCGGCACGCGGTTCGAGCGCGCCTACAAGCTCGACGATTCGATGCTGCGCGTGTCCGACGCCTATGCGCGCTGGTTGTCGCGCAACAAGGACGGCGCGGCGGCGGCCGGCATTTACGAGGCGTTCGACAAGAAGCTGCCGCGGCATCCGCTGGTGCAGGAAGGGCTGCGTGACACCCGGGCCGGCAAAAAGATGTCGCCGCTGGTCGATTCGGCGCAGGCCGGCGCAGCCGAGGCGCTGTACGGCATCGGCGCCACGCTGACCCGCCGCGGCGGCGAGGATCTGGCGCTGGTCTATCTGCAGCTTGCGCTCTACCTGCAGCCCAATCATCCGCTGGCGCTGCTGTCGCTCGCCGATCTCTATGAGTCCGTGAAGAAGCCTCAGATGGCGATCAAGGTCTACGAGCGCATGCCGGCCAGTTCGCCGCTCAAGCGCAATGCGCAGATCCAGCTTGCCACCAATCTCGACGCCGCCGACCGCAGCGAAGAGGCGATCAAGATCCTGAAAGGCGTCACTGGGGAAGCGCCGAAAGATATCGAGGCCATCATGGCGCTCGGCAACATCGAGCGCGGCCGAAAGAAATTCAACGATTGCGCCAACACCTATTCGCTGGCGATCGATGCGATGCCCGGGGTGACCGATAAGAACACCTGGGTCACCTATTATTATCGTGGCATTTGCGAGGAACGTTCCAAGCAGTGGAACAAGGCCGAGGTCGACATGCGCAAGGCGCTGGAGCTGCAGCCCGAGCAGCCGCATGTGCTGAACTATCTCGGCTATTCCTGGATCGATCAGGGCATCAACCTCGACGAAGGCATGAAGATGATCAGGCGCGCCGTCGATCAGCGCCCCGACGACGGCTACATCGTGGATTCGCTGGGCTGGGCGTTTTACCGGATCGGTAATTTTGAAGACGCGGTGAAGAATCTCGAGCGCGCGATCGATCTCAAGCCCGAGGATCCGACCATCAACGACCATCTCGGCGATGCCTATTGGCGCGTCGGGCGGACGCTGGAAGCCAAATTCCAGTGGGCCCATGCCCGCGACCTCAAGCCCGAGGCGGAAGAATTGCCGAAGATCGAGGCCAAGATTGCCAACGGTCTGCCCGACGACACTTCTTCTGCGGCTTCCGCCGACAAGAAGAAAGAAGACGGCAAGGGCGGTTGA
- a CDS encoding 4-(cytidine 5'-diphospho)-2-C-methyl-D-erythritol kinase: MPVLSDEARAKVNLTLRVNGRRADGFHDLESVVAFADCADRLTLTPGPDMDLKMSGPLAQACGETSDNLVLKAARLLAERVTNMKTGSFSLDKVLPVAAGIGGGSADAAAALRLLSQLNGLALDDPRIIEVAELTGADVPVCVNSRGCVMTGVGETLQPLNLPKMPCVMVNPGVPVATKDVFNALGLRNGELLVGATDVLLQDRWPDGAASLEDWVEALAASSNDLEAPAMRVQPVIGQVISALNATNGAWLARMSGSGATCFAIYENTAEAGRAAEQIRRDHPGWWVHSGTLS, from the coding sequence ATGCCGGTATTGAGTGACGAGGCTCGCGCCAAGGTCAACCTGACCTTGCGGGTGAATGGCCGCCGTGCAGACGGGTTTCACGATCTCGAAAGCGTGGTGGCGTTTGCCGATTGCGCCGACCGGCTGACGCTGACGCCGGGCCCGGATATGGATTTGAAGATGTCAGGACCGTTGGCGCAGGCTTGCGGCGAGACGTCGGACAATCTGGTGCTCAAGGCCGCGCGCCTGCTGGCCGAGCGCGTAACAAATATGAAGACCGGCAGCTTCTCGCTCGACAAGGTCTTGCCGGTGGCGGCCGGAATCGGTGGTGGTTCGGCCGATGCCGCGGCGGCGTTGCGGCTGCTTTCGCAATTGAACGGGCTCGCGCTCGACGATCCCCGCATCATCGAGGTCGCGGAACTGACCGGCGCCGACGTGCCGGTCTGCGTCAACTCACGCGGCTGTGTCATGACCGGCGTCGGTGAAACCCTGCAGCCGCTGAACTTGCCGAAAATGCCCTGCGTGATGGTCAATCCGGGCGTTCCCGTCGCGACCAAAGACGTCTTCAACGCACTCGGCTTGCGCAATGGCGAATTGCTGGTCGGCGCCACCGACGTGCTGCTGCAGGACCGCTGGCCCGACGGGGCGGCATCGCTCGAAGACTGGGTTGAAGCGCTCGCCGCCAGTTCCAACGATCTGGAAGCGCCGGCCATGCGCGTCCAGCCCGTGATCGGACAAGTGATCTCGGCGCTCAATGCGACCAACGGCGCCTGGCTGGCGCGGATGTCCGGATCTGGCGCCACCTGCTTTGCGATCTACGAGAACACCGCCGAAGCCGGCCGCGCGGCGGAGCAAATCCGGCGCGATCACCCCGGATGGTGGGTGCATTCGGGAACGCTGAGCTAG
- a CDS encoding LysE family translocator, which produces MNGTNFTLFLLAALVIAAVPGPGIFYVAARTLSGGKRAGIASTFGTALGGLVHVIAGGLGVSAIILASAELFTVLKFAGALYLVWLGLKTFREARDLLPPQAIAVGTQRVFREGVLVEALNPKTAAFFLAFIPQFLDPAGGYIALQFMALGLISVALNTLVDVVVVMMAATARAGLTRNPNLLQRLRQGSGLFIAGLGISLALARRPAS; this is translated from the coding sequence TTGAACGGCACCAATTTCACATTGTTTCTCCTGGCCGCGCTTGTCATTGCTGCGGTCCCCGGTCCGGGAATCTTTTACGTTGCCGCGAGGACGCTGTCGGGCGGCAAGCGAGCCGGCATCGCGTCGACATTTGGGACTGCACTCGGCGGGCTCGTGCATGTGATCGCGGGCGGGCTTGGCGTCTCGGCGATCATCCTCGCCAGCGCCGAGCTGTTCACCGTGCTCAAATTCGCCGGCGCGCTCTATCTGGTCTGGCTTGGCCTCAAGACGTTTCGCGAGGCGCGCGATCTCTTGCCGCCACAGGCTATCGCTGTCGGTACGCAACGGGTGTTCCGGGAAGGCGTGCTCGTCGAAGCGCTGAATCCAAAGACCGCGGCGTTCTTTCTTGCCTTCATTCCGCAATTCCTCGACCCGGCCGGCGGCTACATCGCACTCCAGTTCATGGCGCTCGGCCTGATCTCGGTGGCGCTAAACACACTGGTCGATGTCGTCGTGGTGATGATGGCCGCCACGGCGCGCGCCGGCCTCACGCGCAATCCGAATTTGCTTCAACGATTGCGGCAGGGCTCGGGGCTGTTCATCGCAGGCCTCGGTATTTCGCTTGCGCTGGCGCGGCGGCCGGCGAGCTAG
- a CDS encoding polyprenyl synthetase family protein translates to MAVIVPFESPNASIDALVGLVAADMERVNATILSRTGSEVTMIPEVANHLISSGGKRLRPMLTLAMANLTGYSGDGHIKLAASVEFMHTATLLHDDVVDESELRRGKLSARMLWGNEASVLVGDFLLGQAFRMMVEVGSLRALDILSSAAATIAEGEVMQLAAAKNTATTEDEYLAVIRGKTAELFAAACEVGPVIANRPKAEQTACRSVGMNLGIAFQLVDDVLDYGGKAAKLGKNIGDDFREGKITLPVVLAFRRGNDSERKFWVKALERGEIGDSDLDHAIGLMTKHRALEDTISRAQHYGAMAVDALALFPASPMKTALEQVVAFCLARSH, encoded by the coding sequence GTGGCGGTTATTGTACCCTTCGAAAGCCCGAACGCTTCGATCGACGCGCTGGTCGGGCTCGTCGCCGCCGACATGGAGCGGGTCAACGCCACGATCCTGTCGCGGACGGGGTCGGAAGTCACCATGATTCCGGAAGTCGCCAACCACCTGATCTCGTCGGGCGGCAAACGTCTCCGCCCGATGCTGACGCTGGCGATGGCAAACCTCACCGGCTATTCCGGCGACGGCCATATCAAGCTCGCGGCTTCTGTCGAATTCATGCACACCGCGACGCTGCTGCATGACGACGTGGTCGACGAGAGCGAACTGCGCCGCGGCAAGCTGTCGGCGCGGATGCTGTGGGGCAATGAAGCCAGCGTGCTGGTCGGCGACTTCCTGCTCGGCCAGGCTTTTCGCATGATGGTCGAGGTCGGCTCGCTGCGCGCGCTCGACATCCTCTCCTCCGCCGCGGCCACCATCGCCGAAGGCGAAGTGATGCAGCTTGCGGCGGCCAAGAACACCGCGACCACCGAGGACGAATACCTCGCGGTCATCCGGGGCAAGACGGCCGAACTGTTCGCCGCAGCCTGCGAAGTCGGGCCCGTGATCGCCAACCGGCCGAAGGCCGAGCAGACCGCCTGTCGCTCGGTCGGCATGAATCTCGGCATCGCGTTCCAGCTCGTCGACGACGTGCTGGACTATGGCGGCAAGGCCGCGAAACTCGGCAAGAATATCGGCGACGATTTCCGCGAGGGCAAAATCACGCTGCCGGTGGTGCTGGCGTTCCGCCGCGGCAATGACAGCGAACGCAAGTTCTGGGTCAAGGCGCTGGAGCGCGGCGAGATCGGCGACAGCGACCTCGATCACGCCATCGGGTTGATGACCAAACATCGCGCGCTGGAAGACACGATCAGCCGCGCCCAGCATTACGGCGCGATGGCCGTCGACGCGCTGGCGCTGTTTCCGGCCTCGCCGATGAAGACCGCGCTCGAGCAGGTCGTGGCGTTTTGTCTGGCGCGGTCGCATTGA
- a CDS encoding DUF2007 domain-containing protein, with translation MRELVRTNDIVLVSAVGALLDGANIHHLVLDQNMSVIEGSLGILPRRILVHEDDNRAARELLAEAGLAHELRPDD, from the coding sequence GTGCGGGAATTGGTCAGGACCAACGATATCGTGCTGGTTTCCGCAGTCGGCGCGCTGCTCGACGGCGCCAATATCCATCATCTGGTGCTGGACCAGAACATGAGCGTCATCGAGGGATCGCTCGGCATCCTGCCCCGCCGCATCCTGGTTCACGAGGACGACAATCGCGCGGCCCGCGAGTTGCTGGCCGAGGCGGGCCTGGCTCACGAATTGCGCCCCGATGACTGA
- a CDS encoding methyltransferase, giving the protein MTDPVLEFTEDAFLGGQLRLKQLKSGHRAGHDAVLLAAATPARSGDRVADLGAGVGVAGLAVARRVTGIDLVLVEIDAALAGLARANADANAIHADVIVLDVEADATTFAAAGLVPDSIDAVLMNPPFNDPARHRVSPDTARGIAHMATATTLSKWVHAARRILKSRGALTLIWRADGIAEVLSALDHGFGSLQVQPIHGEPQAPANRILVRATKGGRAPTQILPALMLSEEPGVPNKRVQEILAGKGSLPLANP; this is encoded by the coding sequence ATGACTGACCCCGTCCTCGAATTTACCGAGGACGCGTTTCTCGGCGGGCAATTGCGTCTGAAGCAACTGAAATCGGGACATCGCGCCGGTCACGACGCCGTGCTGCTGGCGGCAGCAACGCCAGCCCGTTCGGGCGACCGCGTGGCCGATCTCGGCGCCGGCGTCGGGGTCGCGGGCCTGGCGGTTGCCAGGCGCGTGACCGGCATCGATCTGGTCCTGGTCGAGATCGATGCGGCGCTGGCGGGGCTTGCGCGCGCCAATGCGGATGCGAATGCGATTCACGCTGACGTGATCGTGCTCGACGTGGAAGCCGATGCCACAACCTTTGCCGCTGCCGGACTCGTTCCGGACAGCATCGATGCGGTGCTGATGAACCCGCCCTTCAACGATCCCGCGCGGCATCGCGTCTCGCCGGACACGGCGCGCGGGATCGCGCATATGGCGACCGCAACGACGCTCTCGAAATGGGTTCACGCGGCGCGGCGCATTCTCAAGTCGAGGGGAGCGCTGACGCTGATCTGGCGCGCTGATGGAATTGCCGAGGTGCTCTCGGCGCTCGATCACGGTTTCGGGAGCTTGCAGGTCCAGCCGATTCATGGCGAGCCGCAGGCGCCTGCCAATCGCATCCTGGTTCGCGCCACCAAGGGTGGGCGGGCGCCGACGCAAATCCTTCCCGCCCTGATGCTCAGTGAAGAGCCAGGCGTACCCAATAAAAGGGTGCAGGAGATTCTGGCCGGGAAGGGGAGCTTGCCGCTCGCCAACCCGTAA
- a CDS encoding S49 family peptidase — MSEQISDRAGLPNLIDRVKQLIPAKFRRDAAVVPVVRLSGVIGAVTPLRPGLTLAGIAKTLERAFATKHAKAVALVINSPGGSPVQSRQIYLRIRQLAAEKKLPVLVFVEDVAASGGYMIACAGDEIFCDPSSILGSIGVVGGSFGFQNLIKKIGVERRLYTAGEHKAMLDPFLPEDPDDVARLKALQREIHAIFIALVKGSRGARLKGAEDVLFTGEYWAGEKAVSLGLADKIGDIRSTLRERFGEKVLTPVIAPASGMLAGLLGRKSPGAGSLAAFDGIGGLPDDLISALETRAIWAKFGF; from the coding sequence ATGAGTGAACAAATAAGTGATCGCGCGGGATTGCCGAACCTCATTGACAGGGTGAAGCAACTCATTCCGGCAAAATTCCGGCGCGATGCCGCTGTCGTTCCGGTGGTGCGACTGTCGGGCGTCATCGGTGCGGTGACGCCGTTACGGCCGGGCCTGACGCTGGCGGGCATCGCCAAGACGCTCGAACGCGCCTTCGCCACCAAGCACGCCAAGGCGGTGGCGCTGGTGATCAATTCGCCCGGCGGCTCGCCGGTGCAATCGCGCCAGATCTATTTGCGGATCAGGCAGCTTGCCGCGGAAAAGAAGCTGCCGGTGCTGGTGTTCGTCGAGGACGTCGCGGCATCCGGCGGCTACATGATCGCCTGCGCGGGCGACGAGATATTCTGCGATCCGTCCTCGATCCTCGGCTCAATCGGCGTGGTCGGCGGCAGTTTCGGTTTTCAGAACTTGATCAAGAAAATTGGCGTCGAGCGGCGGCTTTATACGGCGGGCGAGCACAAGGCGATGCTCGACCCGTTCCTGCCGGAAGACCCCGATGACGTGGCGCGCCTGAAGGCGCTTCAGCGCGAGATCCACGCCATCTTCATCGCGCTGGTCAAAGGCAGCCGCGGTGCGCGGCTCAAGGGAGCCGAGGATGTCCTGTTCACCGGCGAGTACTGGGCGGGCGAGAAGGCCGTGTCGCTGGGCCTTGCGGACAAGATCGGCGATATCAGGTCGACGCTGCGCGAGCGCTTTGGCGAGAAAGTGCTGACGCCCGTCATCGCGCCCGCAAGCGGGATGCTGGCCGGGCTGTTGGGCCGGAAGTCGCCGGGGGCGGGTTCGCTGGCCGCCTTCGACGGTATCGGAGGGCTGCCGGATGACCTGATTTCGGCGCTCGAAACTCGGGCGATTTGGGCCAAATTCGGGTTCTAG